One Kaistella polysaccharea DNA segment encodes these proteins:
- a CDS encoding glycosyltransferase family 2 protein: protein MSISVVINTYNAELHLEKVLKSVQDFDEIVICDMGSNDRTVPIAEKYNCTVLHHEKLNFVEPARNFAIQSAKNDWVLLLDADELISNDLKIELYKFQENKEGNTVLAIPRKNYFLGKFMRAAYPDYVYRFFRKDSVVWPPFIHSKPEIKGNTLKLDPKDKNLALEHLADDCISSVLKKNNIYSTAEIERRIGTNVSFFKLMYSPFFWFIKFYFLKQGFLDGKEGLIFASLKAQYKFNTLAKILEAKK, encoded by the coding sequence ATGAGCATCTCTGTCGTTATTAATACCTATAATGCCGAGTTACACCTTGAAAAAGTTTTGAAATCTGTTCAAGATTTTGATGAAATTGTAATTTGTGATATGGGAAGTAACGACAGAACGGTGCCCATCGCCGAAAAATACAACTGCACTGTCTTACATCACGAGAAATTAAATTTTGTTGAACCAGCACGTAATTTTGCCATTCAAAGTGCAAAAAATGATTGGGTTCTGTTGCTAGATGCAGATGAATTAATTTCAAATGATTTAAAAATTGAACTTTATAAATTTCAAGAGAATAAGGAAGGAAATACAGTTTTAGCAATTCCGCGAAAAAATTATTTTCTAGGCAAATTTATGCGTGCCGCTTATCCTGATTATGTTTATCGTTTTTTCCGGAAAGATTCCGTTGTTTGGCCGCCCTTTATCCATTCAAAACCAGAGATTAAGGGCAATACATTAAAATTAGATCCGAAGGACAAAAATCTGGCGCTCGAGCATTTAGCAGACGACTGTATTTCATCAGTTTTAAAGAAAAACAATATCTATTCTACAGCAGAAATTGAAAGAAGAATTGGTACTAATGTCAGTTTTTTTAAACTGATGTACTCCCCGTTTTTTTGGTTTATTAAATTTTACTTTTTAAAGCAAGGTTTTCTCGACGGGAAAGAAGGATTAATTTTCGCATCGTTGAAAGCGCAGTATAAATTTAATACGCTCGCCAAAATTTTAGAAGCAAAAAAATGA
- the accB gene encoding acetyl-CoA carboxylase biotin carboxyl carrier protein, with protein sequence MDIKDIQNLIKFVSKAEVSEVKYKTKDFEITIKTPLGGSEINYGPAQTVYHTPPQQAHTAGSSAPAAPSAPEETVAEDANYVTIKSPMIGTFYRKPAPDKDIFVNVGDEVSVGKVVCVIEAMKLFNQIEAEISGKIVKVLVDDATPVEYDQPLFLVDPS encoded by the coding sequence ATGGACATTAAAGACATACAAAATCTTATAAAATTTGTGTCTAAAGCTGAGGTTTCCGAAGTAAAATACAAAACAAAGGACTTTGAAATTACCATTAAAACTCCACTCGGTGGAAGTGAAATTAATTATGGTCCTGCTCAAACGGTGTATCATACACCACCACAACAAGCGCACACTGCTGGGTCTTCAGCTCCTGCCGCGCCATCTGCACCAGAGGAAACAGTTGCAGAAGACGCTAATTATGTGACCATTAAATCGCCAATGATCGGAACATTCTACAGAAAACCTGCGCCTGATAAAGATATTTTTGTAAATGTTGGTGATGAAGTTTCTGTAGGTAAAGTTGTTTGTGTAATTGAAGCCATGAAATTATTTAACCAAATTGAAGCTGAAATTTCAGGTAAAATTGTTAAAGTTTTGGTAGATGATGCAACTCCTGTAGAATACGACCAACCATTATTCTTAGTAGATCCTTCTTAA
- the rocD gene encoding ornithine--oxo-acid transaminase, whose protein sequence is MSETAVQKNSQYYIDLENEYGAHNYHPLPVVLDKGEGVYVWDVEGKKYFDFLSAYSAVNQGHSHPKIVDALVNQSKKLALTSRAFYNSNLGEYEKKITTLFGFDKVLPMNSGAEAVETAVKLARKWSYEVKGISENAAKIIVCENNFHGRTTTIVSFSNDPDASKNYGPFTPGFLKIPYNDIQALEDTLKNDAANIAAFLVEPIQGEAGVFVPDAGYLKQASELCKKYNVLFIADEVQTGIARTGRLIACHHEDVQPDILVLGKALSGGMYPVSAVLANDDIMHVIHPGQHGSTFGGNPIACAVALAALQVVEDENLSERAEELGKLFRSEIEKIIEKSDLITKVRGKGLLNAILINDIPESSTAWDLCMKLKENGLLAKPTHGNIIRLAPPLVITEEQLLECVAIIEKTILEFKK, encoded by the coding sequence ATGTCAGAAACAGCTGTTCAAAAGAATTCACAATATTACATTGATCTGGAAAACGAGTATGGCGCTCACAATTATCATCCTTTGCCCGTAGTTTTAGACAAAGGTGAAGGCGTATATGTTTGGGATGTAGAAGGGAAAAAATATTTCGACTTCTTATCTGCATATTCTGCCGTAAATCAAGGACATTCTCATCCGAAAATTGTTGATGCGTTAGTGAATCAATCCAAAAAACTTGCTTTAACTTCCCGAGCTTTTTATAATTCAAATTTGGGTGAATACGAAAAAAAAATAACTACACTTTTTGGTTTTGATAAAGTTTTGCCCATGAATTCTGGTGCAGAAGCGGTAGAAACGGCTGTAAAATTAGCGCGAAAATGGAGTTATGAAGTAAAAGGAATCTCTGAAAACGCCGCGAAAATTATAGTTTGTGAAAATAATTTCCACGGAAGAACTACAACGATCGTTTCATTCTCTAATGATCCTGATGCGAGCAAAAATTACGGTCCATTTACACCGGGTTTTTTAAAGATTCCTTACAATGATATTCAAGCTTTAGAAGATACTTTAAAAAATGATGCTGCTAATATTGCCGCTTTCTTAGTCGAACCAATTCAAGGTGAAGCAGGTGTTTTTGTGCCAGATGCGGGTTATTTGAAACAAGCTTCCGAGTTGTGTAAAAAGTATAATGTTCTCTTTATTGCAGATGAAGTACAAACTGGAATCGCCAGAACGGGTAGATTAATTGCCTGTCATCATGAGGATGTTCAACCTGATATTCTCGTACTTGGCAAAGCTTTGTCGGGTGGTATGTATCCTGTTTCTGCAGTCTTGGCAAATGACGACATTATGCATGTGATTCATCCTGGTCAACATGGTTCTACATTTGGGGGAAACCCGATTGCTTGCGCAGTCGCATTGGCAGCGTTGCAAGTTGTAGAAGATGAAAATCTTTCCGAAAGAGCCGAAGAATTAGGAAAATTATTTCGGTCTGAAATAGAAAAAATTATTGAAAAATCTGATCTGATTACGAAAGTGAGAGGAAAAGGTCTTTTAAATGCCATCCTGATTAATGATATTCCAGAAAGTTCTACTGCTTGGGATCTTTGTATGAAATTAAAAGAAAATGGTTTGCTTGCCAAACCTACACACGGGAACATTATCAGATTAGCGCCGCCTTTGGTCATTACAGAAGAACAACTTTTGGAATGTGTAGCTATTATCGAAAAAACAATCCTGGAGTTTAAGAAGTAA
- a CDS encoding tRNA1(Val) (adenine(37)-N6)-methyltransferase codes for MKPFHFKKFSIKQSKDVFRVGTDGVLLGALVNIENSQRILEVGSGSGLISLMIVQRNPVAIITAIDISAEAVKLSDENFKNSPYSERLNCFEADFKHFAGVEKFDLIVSNPPYFEENDSSKDVIARQQTSLSFENLIKLSAEKLKIGGLFSVIIPAEFGDTFTQTATENKLFLNRKVTIYGIKNSKPKRLILEFGFEEKEMMMSELIIEKSPRIFTDEYLKLTKDFHLFGK; via the coding sequence TTGAAACCTTTTCATTTTAAAAAATTTTCAATCAAACAATCGAAAGACGTTTTTCGCGTAGGCACGGATGGCGTTTTGCTCGGCGCACTAGTAAATATTGAAAATTCCCAGAGAATATTAGAAGTAGGATCAGGTTCTGGACTCATTTCACTCATGATCGTACAGCGGAATCCCGTTGCCATCATCACGGCTATTGATATTTCTGCGGAGGCTGTAAAACTCTCTGATGAAAATTTTAAAAATAGTCCTTATAGTGAACGATTGAATTGTTTTGAGGCAGATTTTAAGCATTTTGCAGGTGTTGAGAAGTTCGATTTAATTGTGTCAAATCCACCCTACTTTGAGGAAAACGACTCATCTAAAGATGTGATTGCACGGCAGCAGACCTCACTTTCTTTCGAGAATTTAATTAAGTTATCAGCTGAGAAATTAAAGATTGGGGGATTATTTTCCGTTATAATTCCTGCGGAATTCGGTGATACTTTTACCCAAACTGCTACGGAAAACAAACTCTTTCTGAATAGAAAAGTAACCATTTACGGCATCAAAAACTCAAAACCAAAAAGATTGATTTTAGAATTTGGATTTGAGGAAAAGGAAATGATGATGAGTGAATTAATTATCGAAAAATCACCACGAATATTTACTGATGAATATTTAAAATTGACAAAAGATTTTCACCTTTTTGGCAAATAA
- the accC gene encoding acetyl-CoA carboxylase biotin carboxylase subunit, giving the protein MFKKILIANRGEIAMRILRTCKEMGIKTVAVYSTADKDSLHVRFADEAVCIGPAMSKDSYLKIPNIISAAEITNADAIHPGYGFLSENSNFSRICQKNGIKFIGATPEQIDRMGDKANAKATMKEAGVPCVPGSDGLVDTYEDALVIAREIGYPVMIKATAGGGGKGMRAVWKEEDMKDLWESAIQEAVAAFGNGGMYMEKLIEEPRHIEIQIAGDQYGNACHLSERDCSVQRRNQKLTEETPSPFMTDELRKEMGDAAVKAAEYIGYEGVGTIEFLVDKHRNFYFMEMNTRIQVEHPITEQVVDYDLIREQILLASGTAISGQNYFPKLHSIECRINAEDPFNDFRPSPGKITELNIPGGHGVRVDTHVYSGYTIPSNYDSMIAKLITTAQTRAEAIAKMKRALEEFYIEGVKTTIPFHRQLMENEDYLAGNYTTKFMEDFKMDKNFDN; this is encoded by the coding sequence ATGTTCAAAAAAATATTAATCGCCAATCGCGGCGAAATTGCAATGCGTATTTTACGTACCTGCAAAGAAATGGGAATTAAAACCGTTGCCGTGTATTCTACTGCCGACAAAGACAGCCTTCACGTACGGTTCGCCGACGAAGCAGTTTGTATTGGTCCGGCAATGAGCAAAGATTCTTATCTTAAAATCCCCAATATTATTTCAGCAGCAGAAATTACCAATGCTGATGCGATTCATCCAGGTTACGGCTTTTTATCAGAGAATTCTAATTTCTCCAGAATTTGTCAGAAAAACGGAATTAAATTTATCGGTGCTACGCCAGAACAAATCGATAGAATGGGTGATAAGGCAAATGCCAAAGCGACTATGAAAGAGGCAGGTGTTCCTTGTGTTCCCGGTTCTGACGGTCTGGTAGACACCTATGAAGATGCGCTGGTTATTGCGCGAGAAATTGGCTATCCGGTAATGATTAAAGCTACTGCTGGTGGCGGTGGAAAAGGCATGCGCGCTGTTTGGAAAGAAGAAGATATGAAAGATCTTTGGGAATCTGCAATTCAGGAAGCTGTTGCCGCTTTTGGAAACGGTGGAATGTATATGGAGAAATTGATTGAAGAACCACGGCATATTGAAATCCAGATTGCTGGTGATCAATATGGTAATGCGTGTCATTTATCTGAAAGAGATTGTTCAGTACAGCGTAGAAATCAAAAATTAACAGAAGAAACGCCTTCACCTTTTATGACCGATGAACTTCGGAAGGAAATGGGTGATGCGGCAGTGAAAGCTGCCGAATATATTGGATATGAAGGAGTTGGAACCATAGAATTTTTGGTTGATAAACACCGTAATTTCTATTTTATGGAAATGAATACCAGAATTCAGGTAGAACATCCTATTACAGAACAGGTTGTTGATTACGATTTAATTCGTGAGCAAATTCTTCTTGCCTCTGGAACTGCAATTTCTGGCCAAAATTATTTCCCAAAACTTCACTCTATAGAGTGTCGGATTAACGCTGAAGATCCATTTAATGATTTTCGTCCTTCGCCAGGGAAAATCACCGAATTAAATATTCCTGGGGGACACGGTGTTCGTGTAGATACGCATGTTTATTCAGGTTACACGATTCCCTCCAACTATGACTCCATGATTGCAAAATTGATCACAACCGCACAAACTCGTGCAGAAGCTATTGCAAAAATGAAGCGTGCGCTTGAAGAGTTTTATATTGAAGGTGTAAAAACCACGATTCCTTTCCACCGACAATTGATGGAAAATGAAGATTATCTGGCCGGAAATTATACCACGAAATTCATGGAAGATTTCAAAATGGATAAAAATTTCGATAATTAA
- the tsf gene encoding translation elongation factor Ts, giving the protein MYTPVAADVAKLRNITGAGMMDCKKALVEAEGDFDKAIDNLRKKGQKVAANRADRDSHEGAVIAKLNEDNTMGAIIALNCETDFVAKNDSFVELAHELAEQAVMYANKEEFLASDFHGMTVAEKLIEQTGLIGEKIEIGSFERIEGPFLGAYIHAGNKIAAISSLSSNVDGGAEVAKSVSMQVAAMNPIALDETMVSQETIDKELEIERELLTKEGKPANIIDNILKGKMQRFYKDNTLVHQSFIKDSGVSVADYVKSVDNDLKVLGFVRVSLT; this is encoded by the coding sequence ATGTATACACCAGTTGCTGCAGACGTAGCTAAATTGAGAAATATTACAGGCGCAGGAATGATGGACTGTAAAAAAGCTTTGGTAGAAGCGGAAGGAGACTTCGACAAAGCAATTGATAACCTTCGTAAAAAAGGTCAGAAAGTTGCTGCAAACAGAGCAGACAGAGATTCTCATGAAGGTGCTGTAATTGCAAAATTAAACGAAGACAACACCATGGGTGCGATCATCGCTTTAAATTGCGAAACAGATTTCGTTGCTAAAAATGACAGCTTCGTAGAATTGGCTCATGAACTAGCTGAACAAGCGGTGATGTATGCAAATAAAGAAGAATTTTTAGCGTCTGATTTCCATGGAATGACTGTTGCCGAGAAATTAATCGAGCAAACAGGTCTTATCGGAGAGAAAATTGAAATCGGTTCGTTCGAAAGAATAGAAGGTCCTTTCTTAGGAGCTTACATTCACGCAGGTAATAAAATTGCTGCAATCAGCTCCCTTTCTTCAAATGTTGATGGCGGTGCAGAAGTTGCAAAATCAGTATCAATGCAGGTTGCTGCAATGAACCCAATTGCATTGGATGAAACTATGGTTTCCCAAGAAACGATTGATAAAGAATTAGAAATCGAAAGAGAATTATTGACTAAAGAAGGCAAACCTGCTAACATTATCGATAATATCTTAAAAGGAAAAATGCAGAGATTCTACAAAGACAACACGTTGGTACACCAATCTTTTATTAAAGATTCTGGAGTTTCGGTTGCTGACTACGTAAAATCAGTTGACAATGATTTAAAAGTTTTAGGATTTGTAAGAGTAAGTCTTACTTAA
- the pdxA gene encoding 4-hydroxythreonine-4-phosphate dehydrogenase PdxA, which yields MSPKQHKIKVGISIGDYNGIGPEIIMKSLQDKSITDFFTPVIFGSGKLFTYQKNIFKLQHNFNYITEVSQAHADKINMVNLWKDNVNVDLGTPTEESTKMAIESLEAATNALMNGEVDVLVTAPINKEEMLKNGFQHAGHTGYLEEKFEKKGLMFLVTDDLKVAVSTHHIPIANVAENISKEKIKKQIKLLNQCLIEDFCIERPKIAVLGLNPHAGDGGAIGKEEIEIIEPAIRELFDNGIMAFGPYPADSFFQPEKYKHFDAVLAMYHDQGLAPFKTIAYEEGVNYTAGLPFIRTSPDHGVAYDIAGKNIADPQSFSEAIFMAIKIFKNRQEYNDLMTNRMRPRRNASGNNVEEDLPVDRL from the coding sequence ATGAGTCCGAAACAGCATAAAATAAAAGTGGGAATTTCTATTGGTGATTACAACGGTATTGGACCGGAAATCATTATGAAATCATTGCAAGATAAATCGATTACTGATTTTTTTACACCTGTAATTTTCGGATCTGGAAAATTGTTTACGTATCAGAAAAATATTTTCAAACTTCAACATAATTTCAATTATATTACCGAGGTTTCTCAGGCTCATGCAGATAAAATCAATATGGTGAATCTGTGGAAAGATAATGTAAATGTAGATTTGGGCACACCAACCGAAGAATCGACAAAAATGGCTATCGAATCCCTGGAAGCTGCTACAAACGCATTAATGAATGGTGAAGTCGACGTTCTGGTTACCGCGCCCATTAATAAAGAAGAGATGTTGAAAAATGGTTTTCAGCATGCTGGACACACCGGTTATTTAGAAGAAAAGTTTGAAAAGAAAGGCCTTATGTTTTTAGTAACCGATGATCTGAAAGTTGCCGTTTCTACGCACCATATTCCGATTGCGAATGTAGCTGAAAATATTTCCAAAGAGAAAATTAAAAAACAGATTAAGCTTTTGAACCAATGTTTGATTGAGGATTTCTGCATCGAGCGCCCAAAAATTGCGGTACTTGGTTTAAATCCACATGCTGGTGACGGTGGAGCGATTGGTAAAGAGGAAATTGAAATTATTGAACCCGCGATTCGCGAATTGTTTGATAACGGAATTATGGCTTTCGGCCCTTATCCTGCAGACAGTTTTTTTCAACCTGAAAAATATAAACACTTCGACGCAGTTTTGGCGATGTATCACGATCAGGGTTTAGCGCCCTTCAAGACAATTGCTTATGAAGAAGGGGTAAATTACACAGCAGGGCTTCCTTTTATCAGAACAAGTCCAGATCATGGCGTTGCATATGATATTGCGGGAAAGAATATTGCGGATCCACAAAGTTTTAGTGAAGCTATTTTTATGGCCATTAAAATTTTTAAGAACAGACAGGAATATAATGACCTGATGACAAACAGAATGCGACCGCGTAGAAACGCCTCTGGTAATAACGTTGAGGAAGATTTGCCGGTAGATCGCCTCTAA
- a CDS encoding DUF6759 domain-containing protein produces MKKTLYLFIFLLSVFSFAQSKYTVQQVEKSTNAQVIANFVKYNPNHPRTPEFKRKLFAVINNDRPAAQKASVAKPTVTPVNKSKLKTEVKRDIAQNGSNVKHKRTADLLNHLFNSDPNSSTAYVQIVNKSKCNLIVKISGKKFYNLDVPAKNQNFIMVDKGNYSLTTSVCDAKYSSSKSIKKDIVITLNAPK; encoded by the coding sequence ATGAAAAAAACCCTCTATTTATTTATTTTTTTACTGTCTGTTTTTTCCTTTGCTCAATCAAAATATACGGTTCAACAAGTTGAAAAAAGTACCAATGCACAAGTCATTGCTAATTTCGTCAAGTATAATCCCAATCATCCGCGAACACCCGAATTTAAAAGAAAACTTTTTGCAGTAATCAACAATGACCGACCGGCTGCACAAAAAGCAAGTGTTGCTAAACCTACGGTCACTCCCGTTAATAAAAGCAAACTTAAAACAGAAGTAAAAAGAGACATCGCCCAAAATGGATCGAATGTTAAACACAAAAGAACGGCTGATTTGCTCAATCATTTATTTAATTCTGATCCAAATAGCTCTACTGCCTATGTGCAAATCGTAAATAAATCGAAATGTAATTTGATCGTCAAAATCAGTGGAAAAAAATTCTACAATTTAGATGTGCCCGCGAAAAATCAAAATTTCATTATGGTTGATAAAGGAAACTATTCCTTGACAACATCGGTTTGTGACGCAAAATACTCCTCAAGTAAAAGTATTAAAAAAGACATTGTTATTACGCTGAATGCTCCAAAATAG
- the rpmF gene encoding 50S ribosomal protein L32, with the protein MAHPKRRQSSTRRDKRRTHYKAVVPQLAKDATSGEMHLYHRAHWHEGKLYYRGKIVMEKEVEATEEN; encoded by the coding sequence ATGGCACATCCAAAGAGAAGACAGTCGTCTACAAGAAGAGATAAGAGAAGAACACATTACAAAGCAGTAGTTCCTCAATTGGCAAAAGATGCAACTTCAGGTGAAATGCACCTGTATCATAGAGCACACTGGCATGAAGGAAAATTATACTACAGAGGAAAAATAGTAATGGAAAAAGAAGTAGAAGCTACAGAAGAGAACTAA
- a CDS encoding sensor histidine kinase translates to MPFSKYNGFSLRNKVFWGFLIICLLSITGSSILSYFILRDNAMEQSRTDLQKKSESLMSALDYAVSHTQAQTDDLPNILSNSIYEIADINNQDIIIYDLDGKFVISNKDINLIATKKLPLSVINRVLKSDKRTDFNTYDKKIDANVTSSYMILKNNMLEPIAIVYFPFYHNDSAYVSVFNRYLNYIFIVNLFVIAFGVWLSWIISSNLTKTVSKFSELINKITLLEDDPQPIKYYQNDELNQLVKAYNKMILQIREQKERLSFKDKEEAWREMAKQVAHEVKNPLTPMKLTIQNFERKFNPEDPDITEKVKKLSKVMVDQIDLVATVANAFSQFAQLPEKYNEIFDVNREIKNIIKIFSDEKIYFHANKDKIMVEMDKIYLSRIITNLVSNSRQARDEDRENIINVDVEQRQKRIIITVEDNGVGIPEDLYGRIFEPNFTSKTSGMGLGLTMVRKMVEDYKGEITVSSEIGKGTTFTIFLPTNVKPKRGEVAGELTV, encoded by the coding sequence ATGCCCTTCTCTAAATATAACGGTTTTAGCCTTCGCAATAAAGTTTTCTGGGGATTTCTCATAATCTGTTTACTCAGTATTACGGGCTCGTCCATACTCTCTTATTTTATATTGAGAGACAATGCAATGGAGCAAAGCCGCACCGATTTGCAAAAAAAATCTGAGTCATTAATGTCGGCTTTAGATTATGCCGTAAGTCACACTCAAGCGCAAACAGATGATTTGCCCAACATTCTTTCTAATTCAATTTACGAAATTGCAGACATCAATAATCAAGATATAATCATCTATGATTTAGATGGTAAATTTGTCATATCCAATAAAGACATCAACTTAATAGCGACCAAAAAACTTCCGCTCTCAGTTATAAATAGAGTATTAAAAAGTGATAAAAGAACGGATTTCAATACCTATGATAAAAAGATTGATGCGAATGTTACGTCATCTTATATGATTTTGAAGAACAATATGCTGGAACCTATAGCTATTGTATATTTCCCTTTCTATCATAATGATTCTGCTTACGTAAGCGTTTTTAACCGGTATTTAAATTATATATTTATTGTAAACCTCTTTGTTATTGCTTTCGGAGTTTGGCTTAGTTGGATTATCTCCAGCAATCTTACAAAGACCGTAAGCAAATTTTCTGAATTAATTAACAAAATAACGCTTCTGGAAGATGATCCACAGCCCATCAAATACTATCAAAATGATGAACTGAACCAGCTTGTAAAGGCTTACAACAAAATGATTTTGCAGATCAGGGAGCAGAAAGAGCGCCTTAGTTTTAAAGATAAGGAAGAAGCTTGGCGGGAAATGGCAAAACAAGTGGCTCATGAGGTTAAAAATCCTTTAACACCAATGAAACTAACCATTCAGAACTTTGAAAGGAAATTTAATCCGGAAGATCCTGATATTACGGAAAAAGTTAAAAAATTAAGTAAAGTAATGGTCGATCAAATCGATTTGGTGGCGACGGTTGCCAATGCGTTTTCCCAGTTTGCCCAACTTCCGGAAAAGTATAATGAGATTTTCGATGTGAATAGGGAGATCAAAAATATTATCAAAATTTTTAGTGACGAAAAAATCTACTTTCATGCTAATAAAGACAAAATTATGGTTGAGATGGACAAAATCTACCTGTCCAGAATTATTACCAACTTAGTTTCGAATTCGCGACAGGCTCGCGATGAAGATCGTGAGAATATCATAAATGTAGATGTTGAACAGCGCCAAAAAAGAATCATCATTACAGTAGAAGATAATGGTGTGGGTATTCCAGAAGATTTATACGGTAGAATATTCGAACCTAACTTTACATCAAAAACCAGCGGAATGGGTCTTGGCCTCACCATGGTTCGCAAAATGGTTGAAGATTACAAAGGTGAAATCACCGTCTCGTCTGAAATCGGTAAAGGCACCACATTCACAATTTTTCTGCCCACTAATGTAAAGCCCAAACGCGGAGAAGTTGCTGGCGAACTTACCGTTTAA
- a CDS encoding YceD family protein encodes MDKFRNYDIVFSGLKNGKHEFRFEIDKAFFELFDTEQEFTNPKIVAEILMDRHTTFLELWIKTLGTVNLVCDLTNENFIHPIDNKIKVLVKFGEEYDDSDEDVITIPMTDYAFNAAQLIYEDVMLSIPMKKVSPNISEEDLEILNKFSPEEVIEEEPAIDPRWEALKKLKDKN; translated from the coding sequence ATGGACAAGTTTAGAAACTACGATATTGTGTTTTCAGGGCTCAAAAACGGAAAGCACGAGTTCAGGTTTGAGATAGATAAAGCGTTCTTTGAACTTTTCGATACTGAACAAGAATTTACAAACCCTAAAATAGTTGCCGAAATCCTTATGGATAGGCATACTACATTTTTAGAACTTTGGATTAAAACATTGGGAACTGTTAATTTAGTTTGTGACCTCACAAACGAAAATTTTATTCATCCCATTGATAATAAAATTAAAGTTCTGGTTAAATTCGGAGAAGAATATGATGATAGCGACGAAGATGTTATCACGATTCCGATGACTGATTATGCCTTCAATGCAGCGCAGCTGATTTATGAAGATGTTATGTTATCAATCCCAATGAAAAAAGTTTCTCCAAATATTTCTGAAGAAGATTTGGAAATATTAAATAAGTTCAGTCCGGAAGAAGTAATTGAAGAAGAGCCCGCAATAGATCCCCGATGGGAAGCGTTGAAAAAGTTAAAAGATAAAAATTAA
- a CDS encoding riboflavin synthase — protein MFTGIVEATGIVETIQHNDSNIDFILNCPFTSELKIDQSLAHNGCCLTVVEINENNYRVTAIDETLEKTNLGQWKIGTEVNLERCLKFDGRLDGHLVQGHVDKTGIVEKIEDKDGSFFITISYDSTDEYTTVPQGSITVNGISLTVAESGNTSFSVAIIPYTWEFTNMKNLQIGDIVNLEFDIIGKYVNKLMKKNALL, from the coding sequence ATGTTTACAGGAATCGTAGAAGCGACGGGAATTGTTGAAACCATTCAACATAACGACAGCAATATTGACTTTATCTTAAATTGCCCTTTCACCTCCGAATTAAAAATTGATCAAAGTTTAGCACACAACGGCTGCTGTTTAACGGTCGTAGAAATAAATGAAAACAATTATCGCGTTACCGCAATCGATGAAACTTTAGAAAAAACGAATCTTGGCCAATGGAAAATTGGAACTGAAGTAAATTTGGAACGCTGTTTGAAGTTTGATGGCAGACTTGATGGTCACCTTGTTCAGGGACATGTAGATAAAACTGGAATCGTAGAAAAAATTGAAGATAAAGATGGTAGTTTTTTTATTACTATTTCTTATGATTCTACCGATGAATACACGACAGTTCCACAAGGATCAATTACGGTAAACGGTATAAGTTTAACAGTAGCAGAAAGTGGAAATACAAGTTTTTCGGTTGCAATAATTCCTTATACCTGGGAATTCACGAATATGAAAAATCTGCAAATTGGTGACATCGTAAACCTTGAATTTGACATTATCGGGAAATATGTAAATAAATTGATGAAAAAAAATGCCCTTCTCTAA